A segment of the Kwoniella shivajii chromosome 2, complete sequence genome:
CAAATtatttcacttctttcacttctctcaCTGCTTTCCACTCACGCCAATCAAACATCCAACATAGCCACCTTATTTACCTTTCCTCATCCCTACAAATCCAAAACTATCTGAAAGGCGATAATTACAATCCTCGAAACAAACTTACAAACTCTTTACGCGCTATAGTCGATGCTGTGGACAGAACGAGTTTCTGACGAGTGAGTTTTGTTCTTATTCAGATAAGGATGCGCGTGATCAGCGTAGTCGTTCGACTGGATCGTCAAACTTGGTCAGATGATGCCCAGAACGTGCCTCCTggttatatatatacacaatCACTCAGCTTCATGCAATAAACAGAATCAGCAGAGAAATAAAGCTGATCACTTATCTCCTCGTTCTCGCTTAGTTATCTTTCTGATCAAGTTTTCACTCTTTTAAATCTTTGATTTGTGACCCATAACTCGTCCATCAATCAACCAGAACAAATTTAACCCTCACTCAACCGACCTCATATAAacctatatatatatatatacacacagACCAAAATGTCAATCGCTCGAGCATTAAACCTTCGAGCTACAACCTCAGCTTTGAAGTCGTctttatcaaaatcatcaatctcaatcccAAAGAGGACTTTAGCTACTCCAGTCAACACCAATTTATACACACCAGTCTTACCAGCTAAAATACCAGCTGCTTTGCACCTTAAATCAGGTCAAAGTTATCATGGTCAAAGTTTCGGTAGTGAAAACTCTAAATTCGGTGAAACCGTTTTCAGTACAAGTATTACCTCATGTAAGTGTATCGTcatctctaccttctctcCTACTTGGTCTCACAACGACGACCTATCCAATGAACAAGAAAATGAGCTGATCTCCTTATACTGCAGACACCGACTCAATGACCGATCCATCATACCTTGGCCAAATCCTCGTGTTCACCTCACCCATGATCGGTAATTACGGTGTACCATCCAATGCTTCCGCACCTGGTTTCCCCGGAATCCCATTCCTCGAATCAAGCGGAATTCAATGCACCGGTGTAGTCGTTTCTGACGTCGCTTTGAAGTATTCTCATTATCAAGCCGTTGAATCACTTCATGAATGGTGTCAACGATATGACGTTCCAGGTATCACCGGTGTCGATACACGAGCTATCACTTCACTTTTACGAGATCAAGGTACCACTTTAGGTAAATTAGCTGTAGGAGATGAAGCTTCCACtgcaccttcttcaagtgaaTATTGGGACCCATCACAAGAAAACCTAGTTGCTAAAGCATCAACAAAACAACCCTACACCTTGAAtccagaaggtaaaggaCCAAAGATTGCTTTACTTGATTTCGGAACAAAAGCAAATATCATGAGATCATTGGTTTCAAGAGGTGCAGTAGTCACCGTCCTTCCATGGGATTACGATTTCAATTCTGTTCGAGATCAATTCGATGGTTTGTTCCTCTCAAACGGTCCCGGTGATCCAAAACAAATCATGGAGACTGCAATGAGGATCAGAACTACAATCGATGAATGGGATCGACCCATTTTCGGAATTTGTATGGGACATCAAGTTTTAGGTTTAGCAGCTGGTTTAGAAGCGTACAGAATGACTTTTGGTAATAGAGGTCATAATCAACCTGTTTTGGCTTTAGCTAGTTCAGGTAGTATCTCAGCTGGAAGAGTCTACGTCACTGTGAGTACTTTGTTCGATATAAGATTCTTAAGGACATTTATATCCAAGACGACTGCTTGCTGATAATACTCTTCCGTAATGATCAGTCGCAAAACCACCAATATGCACTCAAACTTACCGAGGAGTTCCCAGAAGGCTGGGcaccattcttcatcaattgTAACGACTCTTCAGTAGAAGGAATTATCTCAACTCcagaaagtggaaagagagTTTGGGGTGTCCAATTCCATCCTGAATCCGCTGGTGGTCCTTTAGATACCATTGAGGTGAGCTAACTCGTAGACAACTCCGAAATTGAGTAGCTCACACTGATACTGCATTCTTGCTATCTCATAGATGTTCACTGATTTCGTAAACGAATGTCAATATGGTAGAGCTGGAGGATCCAATATGATTGCTGGCGAAGTCAAGATTGGAGGTTCAGACGCTAAAGCTGCTGCTCAAATCAGCGCTTCTGCTTAATATGGTCTCATTTTGATCTGGAGTCGCTTCGTCGAAAAAGAAACTCGATTCTGATGATAGTTTTCTTGTTGAAGGAATTTGTAGAGTCGCTTTCATTGCACGTTGATTTTGGTACAATGGAGATCTGTAATGAAGTCATTGATTTTCAAGTCCCATGCATTCATCATACAAATCTGTCCGCTGTCTTCTCCATGAGCTACCATTGTATTGCATGAGATGATATTATCccctttcatcattgattgCTATGTGTCACCGGTCTGATACATTTACCCGAAATGTCCTTCGTAAAATCGATTCCACAACCAAAAAGTGAAAACAACGCACGTGCATCGCATCGATTGAAATTGGTCTCGCGAGTGTTGAAACGTTGGGATCTATAACCAACCAAACCTtcatgatatatcaacaACAGAACAGAAGTACAAACAGGTTTTGAGACAAATCACTCTTGAATGACTCGCGCTCCTCCAGATGGATAGAAAAGATAAGATGCATAACTGTTCAAAACGTGATTGAATTTTACGGAGATCTCAATTCAATGGACAACTGGACAATTGGACAATTGATACTATTGATCTGTTAGTTGGGTCTTTGATCGAAACCACTCAAGAtacattgattgattgagcAAAAGCATATAATATTCTCTACTATATACGACTCAGAGCGATACAGCAAGATTTGACTTCACTTCTTAAGGGCGACCGAGCAGAAAAGATCCCAATATAATATCGAATCATCAGCTCTTTCGTtatctttcaccttgttcaggCTGATTGATCATACAGAGTTTATCACTATCAGAATTTTGGCGATACGATGGTATCAATATCTATTTCACATATTAGGAACATGACTC
Coding sequences within it:
- a CDS encoding carbamoyl-phosphate synthase, small subunit, which translates into the protein MSIARALNLRATTSALKSSLSKSSISIPKRTLATPVNTNLYTPVLPAKIPAALHLKSGQSYHGQSFGSENSKFGETVFSTSITSYTDSMTDPSYLGQILVFTSPMIGNYGVPSNASAPGFPGIPFLESSGIQCTGVVVSDVALKYSHYQAVESLHEWCQRYDVPGITGVDTRAITSLLRDQGTTLGKLAVGDEASTAPSSSEYWDPSQENLVAKASTKQPYTLNPEGKGPKIALLDFGTKANIMRSLVSRGAVVTVLPWDYDFNSVRDQFDGLFLSNGPGDPKQIMETAMRIRTTIDEWDRPIFGICMGHQVLGLAAGLEAYRMTFGNRGHNQPVLALASSGSISAGRVYVTSQNHQYALKLTEEFPEGWAPFFINCNDSSVEGIISTPESGKRVWGVQFHPESAGGPLDTIEMFTDFVNECQYGRAGGSNMIAGEVKIGGSDAKAAAQISASA